In one window of Brenneria goodwinii DNA:
- a CDS encoding ADP-ribosylglycohydrolase family protein: protein MSSNEQNRINGALYGQMLGDAMGMPSELWPRIRIKNHFGWIDRFLPGPSENIAARYFRAAQYTDDTAMAIALADALIECEGQIEPAAIGRNILRWAKDFGAFEKNILGPTSKSALTALQQGADIRELENNGVTNGAAMRVSPLGCLLPPHSLSDFICNVEQASSVTHKSDVAVAGATAIAWAISRAIDGSATWGGISDELPAVAQAAQHKRVTTYSASMACRIELALETVKRANGTTCAMSRVYDLIGTGTDIIESVPAAIAMVELAQTDPNRCAILCANLGGDTDTIGAMATAICGALNGAASIAPHFKQQLDDVNGLDIDYYGRELLRLRTLRESAFPSSPT from the coding sequence ATGTCATCAAATGAGCAAAACCGTATTAATGGGGCGTTATATGGTCAGATGTTGGGCGATGCGATGGGAATGCCCTCAGAATTATGGCCTCGCATACGGATTAAAAACCATTTTGGCTGGATTGACCGCTTTCTGCCCGGCCCGTCGGAAAATATCGCCGCCCGCTATTTTCGAGCCGCGCAATATACCGACGACACCGCGATGGCTATTGCGCTGGCGGATGCGCTGATTGAATGTGAAGGCCAGATCGAACCGGCGGCGATAGGAAGAAATATTTTGCGGTGGGCCAAGGATTTCGGCGCCTTTGAGAAAAATATCCTCGGCCCGACATCCAAATCCGCGTTGACCGCGCTACAGCAAGGCGCCGATATCCGCGAGTTGGAAAACAATGGCGTCACGAACGGCGCCGCCATGCGGGTTTCCCCGTTGGGCTGCCTGCTGCCGCCCCACTCTTTGAGTGATTTCATCTGCAACGTGGAGCAGGCATCCAGCGTAACGCATAAATCCGATGTCGCCGTCGCCGGCGCTACCGCGATCGCCTGGGCCATTTCCAGAGCGATTGACGGCTCCGCCACCTGGGGAGGGATCAGCGATGAGCTGCCGGCGGTCGCTCAGGCGGCGCAACATAAGCGGGTCACCACCTACAGCGCTTCCATGGCCTGCCGTATCGAACTGGCATTGGAGACGGTGAAACGCGCGAATGGAACGACATGCGCGATGTCGCGCGTTTATGACCTGATCGGCACCGGCACGGACATAATTGAATCCGTCCCGGCGGCGATCGCCATGGTCGAACTGGCGCAAACCGATCCCAACCGCTGCGCCATTCTGTGCGCCAATCTGGGCGGGGATACCGATACCATCGGCGCGATGGCGACAGCCATTTGTGGCGCGCTAAACGGCGCGGCCAGCATCGCGCCCCACTTTAAGCAACAGTTGGATGACGTAAACGGGCTTGATATTGACTATTACGGTCGGGAACTTCTGCGATTGCGCACCCTGCGGGAATCGGCTTTCCCTTCGTCTCCGACCTGA
- a CDS encoding N-acetyltransferase: MIRKYPSQDLEPLMSLWLESTTLAHPFIRAAYWQESAALVRDVYLPQSQTWVYEEQGRLAGFISVLEKRFIGALFVQQGDWGQGVGSALISHVQQRFSLLSLEAYQRNERACAFYRKRGFVVVDENFNQETQATMLIMQWANPFISQH, from the coding sequence ATGATCCGCAAATACCCGTCGCAGGATCTGGAACCGCTGATGTCGCTGTGGCTGGAAAGCACCACGCTGGCCCACCCGTTTATTCGCGCCGCTTACTGGCAGGAAAGCGCCGCGCTGGTACGTGATGTTTACCTTCCGCAATCGCAAACCTGGGTATATGAAGAACAAGGACGGCTCGCCGGTTTTATCAGCGTATTGGAAAAGCGATTTATCGGCGCGCTGTTCGTGCAGCAGGGCGACTGGGGTCAAGGCGTAGGCTCCGCTTTAATCAGCCACGTTCAACAGCGATTTTCGTTGCTCAGCCTGGAAGCCTATCAGCGCAATGAACGGGCCTGTGCGTTTTATCGCAAGCGGGGCTTTGTCGTCGTCGATGAGAACTTCAATCAGGAAACCCAGGCGACGATGCTAATTATGCAATGGGCTAACCCATTCATCAGTCAGCATTAA
- a CDS encoding DNA-3-methyladenine glycosylase I, with the protein MKRCGWVTQDALYQDYHDNEWGKPCTDSQKLFELLCLEGQQAGLSWITVLKKRENYRRCFHQFDPHRIAGMTQDDVNVLMQDSGIIRHRGKIEAIIANARAWLAMENQGESFSQFIWSFVDHQPKLNRPLALSNVPAKTEISDAMSKALKKRGFKFIGSTICYAFMQAGGLVNDHVIDCFCRQEPTP; encoded by the coding sequence ATGAAACGATGTGGTTGGGTCACTCAGGACGCCTTATATCAGGATTATCACGATAACGAGTGGGGAAAACCTTGCACCGACAGCCAAAAACTGTTTGAACTGCTGTGCCTCGAAGGCCAGCAAGCCGGGCTTTCCTGGATTACCGTGCTGAAAAAACGCGAAAACTATCGCCGTTGTTTTCATCAGTTCGATCCGCATCGCATTGCCGGGATGACCCAGGATGACGTAAACGTTCTGATGCAGGATAGCGGCATCATCCGCCACCGTGGAAAAATCGAAGCCATTATCGCCAATGCCCGCGCCTGGCTGGCGATGGAAAATCAGGGCGAAAGTTTCTCTCAATTCATCTGGTCATTCGTTGACCATCAGCCGAAACTGAATCGTCCTCTAGCGCTTTCCAACGTACCGGCCAAAACCGAGATTTCAGACGCCATGTCAAAAGCATTGAAAAAGCGCGGTTTTAAATTTATCGGTTCCACCATCTGTTACGCCTTCATGCAAGCCGGCGGACTAGTGAACGACCACGTCATCGACTGCTTTTGCCGGCAAGAGCCCACGCCATGA
- a CDS encoding sulfite exporter TauE/SafE family protein: protein MAVEWILAYLALGAVVGFMAGLLGIGGGGIMVPILTAMFAAQGVQNVHLVHMALGTSMAAIVITAISSLRTHHQHQAVLWPVVWRITPAILIGTFAATWLATLLPTRALAIFFSCFMAYVALQMVLNIKPKPQRQLPGTAGTSLAGLCIGGISALVAIGGGSLTVPFLTWCNVRIQQAIGTSAAVGLPIALAGALGYMINGWSAAGLPDYSIGYVSLPAVVLISAVSYFTAPVGARLAHRLPVATLKKVFAGLLLLLSLKMLQTVFSG, encoded by the coding sequence ATGGCAGTCGAGTGGATTTTGGCCTATCTGGCCTTAGGCGCCGTTGTGGGTTTTATGGCGGGGCTACTGGGGATTGGCGGCGGCGGCATTATGGTGCCGATTCTGACGGCGATGTTTGCCGCTCAGGGCGTACAGAATGTACATCTGGTGCATATGGCGCTGGGAACGTCGATGGCGGCCATCGTGATTACGGCCATCTCCAGTTTGCGCACCCATCATCAGCATCAGGCGGTGCTGTGGCCGGTGGTCTGGCGGATTACGCCCGCTATCCTGATCGGCACCTTCGCCGCCACCTGGCTGGCGACATTGCTGCCGACGCGGGCGCTGGCGATCTTCTTCTCCTGCTTCATGGCCTATGTCGCGCTGCAAATGGTGTTGAATATCAAGCCGAAACCGCAGCGCCAGCTGCCCGGCACCGCGGGAACCTCTCTGGCCGGGTTATGTATCGGCGGCATCTCCGCGCTGGTGGCGATCGGCGGCGGCTCGCTAACCGTTCCTTTCCTGACATGGTGCAACGTGCGTATTCAGCAGGCAATCGGCACCTCGGCGGCGGTCGGCTTGCCTATCGCGCTGGCGGGCGCGTTGGGATACATGATCAACGGCTGGTCGGCGGCCGGACTGCCCGACTACAGCATCGGCTATGTTTCCCTGCCGGCGGTGGTCCTGATTTCGGCGGTAAGCTATTTCACCGCGCCGGTCGGCGCGCGTCTGGCGCACCGTCTGCCGGTCGCCACCCTGAAAAAAGTCTTCGCCGGGCTATTGCTGCTGTTAAGCCTGAAGATGCTGCAAACGGTGTTTAGCGGCTAA
- a CDS encoding DUF2778 domain-containing protein, with translation MALHGRLILNGADYAPFNLYGVGVFMAFSGKGVYRNKGACRAIPNDGPLPPGKYWIVERGTGGIGSWIKAKSQDMFNKFYYGAEFGRDEWFALYKDDLSIDDHTWINGVKRGLFRLHPGRVSEGCITIARNSDYALIRNALMRTPPMQVPCMKSLMARGWVEVVANGYNNTCP, from the coding sequence ATGGCTTTACACGGAAGATTAATATTGAACGGGGCTGACTATGCTCCTTTTAACCTGTACGGCGTAGGCGTGTTCATGGCTTTCTCTGGCAAGGGAGTTTATCGAAATAAAGGTGCATGTAGAGCTATACCCAATGATGGTCCACTACCACCAGGTAAATATTGGATTGTAGAGCGTGGCACCGGCGGCATTGGCTCTTGGATTAAAGCTAAATCTCAAGATATGTTCAATAAGTTCTACTATGGTGCTGAATTTGGTCGTGATGAATGGTTTGCCTTATACAAGGACGATTTGAGCATAGATGATCATACTTGGATTAATGGTGTTAAACGTGGACTATTCAGACTTCATCCTGGCAGAGTTTCCGAAGGTTGCATAACGATTGCGCGCAACTCAGATTACGCGCTAATAAGAAATGCTTTAATGAGAACACCCCCCATGCAAGTACCCTGCATGAAATCACTTATGGCTAGAGGCTGGGTTGAGGTAGTAGCAAATGGCTATAACAACACTTGCCCGTAG
- the glyQ gene encoding glycine--tRNA ligase subunit alpha: MQKFDTKTFQGLILTLQDYWARQGCTIVQPLDMEVGAGTSHPMTCLRALGPEPMATAYVQPSRRPTDGRYGENPNRLQHYYQFQVVIKPSPDNIQELYLGSLKALGLDPTIHDIRFVEDNWENPTLGAWGLGWEVWLNGMEVTQFTYFQQVGGLECKPVTGEVTYGLERLAMYIQGVDSVYDLVWSDGPLGKTTYGDVFHQNEVEQSTYNFEYADVDFLFTCFEQYEKEAQHLLALEKPLPLPAYERILKAAHSFNLLDARKAISVTERQRYILRIRTLTKAVAEAYYASREALGFPLCSKNPCNNKKES, encoded by the coding sequence ATGCAAAAGTTTGATACCAAGACCTTTCAGGGTCTGATCCTGACGTTACAGGATTATTGGGCGCGTCAAGGCTGCACCATAGTTCAACCATTGGACATGGAAGTCGGCGCCGGCACCTCACATCCGATGACCTGCCTGCGGGCGCTTGGCCCGGAACCTATGGCCACCGCCTATGTTCAACCGTCCCGCCGTCCTACCGACGGCCGCTACGGCGAAAACCCCAACCGCCTGCAACACTACTACCAGTTCCAGGTTGTGATTAAGCCGTCCCCCGACAATATTCAGGAACTCTACCTGGGTTCTTTGAAAGCGCTGGGGCTGGACCCGACGATCCACGATATTCGTTTCGTGGAAGATAACTGGGAAAACCCGACGCTGGGCGCCTGGGGGTTGGGCTGGGAAGTGTGGCTGAACGGCATGGAAGTGACCCAGTTCACCTACTTCCAGCAGGTCGGCGGTCTGGAGTGTAAACCGGTTACCGGCGAGGTGACTTACGGTCTGGAACGTCTGGCGATGTACATTCAGGGCGTGGACAGCGTTTACGATCTGGTCTGGAGCGACGGCCCGTTAGGCAAAACCACCTACGGCGACGTGTTCCATCAAAACGAAGTAGAACAATCGACCTACAATTTCGAATACGCCGACGTCGACTTCCTGTTTACCTGCTTCGAGCAGTATGAAAAAGAAGCCCAGCATCTGCTGGCGCTGGAAAAACCGCTGCCATTGCCTGCCTACGAACGTATTTTGAAAGCGGCGCACAGCTTTAACCTGCTGGATGCGCGTAAAGCTATTTCCGTTACCGAGCGTCAGCGCTACATCCTGCGTATCCGCACCCTGACCAAAGCGGTAGCCGAAGCCTACTATGCCTCCCGCGAGGCGCTGGGCTTCCCCTTGTGTAGCAAGAATCCGTGCAACAATAAGAAAGAGAGCTAA
- the glyS gene encoding glycine--tRNA ligase subunit beta codes for MTDKTFLVEIGTEELPPKALRNLAESFAANFTAELDAAGLTHGDVKWFAAPRRLALKVATLSAAQPDREIEKRGPAIAQAFDAAGNPTKAAEGWARGCGITLDQAERLKTDKGEWLLYRAQVKGEQAQALLTGMVNNSLAKLPIPKLMRWGDKDTQFVRPVHTVTLLLGDEPIPGQVLGIDSARTIRGHRFMGETEFTIDNADQYPQILLERGKVMADYDARKAKIKQNAESAARKIGGNADLNDSLLEEVASLVEWPVVLTAKFEEKFLAVPSEALVYTMKGDQKYFPVYDNGGKLLPNFIFVANIESSDPQQIISGNEKVVRPRLADAEFFFNTDRKKRLEDHLPRLETVLFQQQLGSLRDKTDRIQALAGWVAEQIGADVNHATRAGLLSKCDLMTNMVFEFTDTQGVMGMHYARHDGEAEDVAVALNEQYQPRFAGDSLPSSAVACALAIADKMDSLAGIFGIGQHPKGDKDPFALRRAALGVLRIIVEKGLPLDLQTLTEEAVRLYGDKLTNAKVVDDVIEFMLGRFRAWYQEEGHSVDTIQAVLARRPTRPADFDARVKAVSHFRTLEASAALAAANKRVSNILAKSSDTLKENVEAALLKDPAEITLATHLVVLNDKLEPLFAEGRYQEALVELAALREPVDAFFDQVMVMADDAAVRVNRLTLLNALRNLFLKVADISLLQ; via the coding sequence ATGACAGACAAGACTTTTCTGGTGGAAATCGGCACGGAAGAGCTGCCGCCGAAGGCTCTCCGTAATCTGGCGGAGTCTTTTGCCGCCAACTTTACCGCGGAACTGGATGCCGCCGGCCTGACTCACGGCGACGTGAAATGGTTTGCCGCGCCGCGCCGTCTGGCGTTGAAAGTGGCCACCTTAAGCGCCGCGCAGCCGGATCGCGAAATCGAAAAACGCGGCCCGGCGATAGCGCAGGCGTTTGACGCCGCGGGCAATCCGACCAAAGCGGCCGAAGGCTGGGCGCGCGGCTGCGGCATTACGCTCGATCAGGCCGAACGGCTGAAAACCGATAAAGGCGAATGGCTGCTATACCGCGCGCAGGTTAAAGGCGAACAGGCTCAGGCGTTGCTGACCGGCATGGTTAACAATTCGCTGGCCAAACTGCCGATTCCAAAATTGATGCGCTGGGGCGATAAAGACACGCAGTTCGTGCGTCCGGTGCATACCGTCACCCTGCTGCTGGGCGATGAACCGATCCCAGGCCAGGTGTTGGGCATTGATTCCGCCCGCACTATCCGCGGTCACCGCTTTATGGGCGAAACTGAATTCACTATCGATAACGCCGACCAGTATCCGCAAATCCTGTTGGAACGCGGTAAGGTCATGGCGGACTACGACGCGCGTAAAGCGAAAATCAAGCAGAATGCCGAATCCGCCGCCCGCAAGATTGGCGGTAACGCCGATCTGAATGACAGCCTGTTGGAAGAGGTCGCCTCGCTGGTGGAGTGGCCGGTGGTGCTGACGGCGAAGTTTGAGGAAAAATTTCTTGCGGTGCCATCGGAAGCGCTGGTTTATACCATGAAGGGCGACCAGAAATACTTCCCGGTTTACGACAACGGCGGCAAGCTGCTGCCGAACTTTATCTTTGTCGCCAACATCGAATCCAGCGATCCGCAGCAGATTATTTCCGGTAACGAAAAAGTGGTGCGTCCGCGTTTGGCGGATGCGGAGTTCTTCTTCAATACCGACCGTAAAAAACGCCTGGAAGACCATCTGCCGCGTCTGGAAACCGTGCTGTTTCAGCAACAGCTAGGCTCGCTGCGCGATAAAACCGATCGCATTCAGGCGTTGGCCGGTTGGGTGGCCGAACAGATTGGCGCCGACGTGAACCACGCTACCCGCGCGGGGCTGTTGTCCAAGTGCGACCTGATGACCAACATGGTGTTCGAATTTACCGACACGCAGGGCGTGATGGGGATGCACTACGCGCGTCATGACGGCGAAGCCGAAGATGTCGCCGTGGCGTTGAACGAGCAGTATCAGCCGCGTTTTGCCGGTGACTCCCTGCCGTCTTCCGCGGTGGCCTGCGCGCTGGCGATTGCCGATAAGATGGATTCGCTGGCGGGGATTTTCGGCATCGGCCAACATCCGAAAGGCGATAAAGACCCGTTTGCCCTGCGCCGTGCGGCGTTAGGGGTCTTGCGCATCATCGTCGAGAAAGGGTTACCGCTGGATCTGCAAACGCTGACGGAAGAAGCGGTGCGCCTGTATGGCGACAAGCTGACCAACGCCAAGGTGGTGGATGATGTGATTGAGTTTATGCTCGGTCGCTTCCGCGCCTGGTATCAGGAAGAAGGTCATAGCGTGGATACCATTCAGGCGGTGCTGGCGCGCCGTCCGACTCGCCCGGCGGATTTCGATGCCAGGGTGAAAGCGGTGAGCCACTTCCGTACGCTGGAGGCGTCTGCCGCACTGGCTGCGGCCAATAAACGCGTTTCCAATATTCTGGCGAAATCCAGCGATACGCTGAAAGAGAACGTTGAAGCCGCTTTACTGAAAGATCCCGCGGAAATTACGCTGGCGACGCATCTGGTGGTACTGAACGACAAGCTGGAACCGCTATTTGCCGAGGGGCGTTATCAGGAAGCGTTGGTGGAGCTGGCTGCGCTGCGTGAGCCGGTTGACGCCTTCTTCGATCAGGTCATGGTGATGGCTGACGACGCGGCCGTGCGCGTTAATCGCCTGACGTTGCTCAATGCGTTGCGTAATCTGTTCCTGAAAGTGGCGGATATTTCGCTGTTGCAGTAA
- a CDS encoding iron-containing alcohol dehydrogenase, with translation MSAINFSIPRDITYGENAMARLATLRGSRAAIVTGGSSMKRHGFLAQAEQLLNQAGMECLLIDNVEPNPSVATVQRGAKAMLEFQPDWIVAIGGGSAIDAAKVMWCFYEHPHLKLEDILPVGSMPPLRNKAKFVAIPSTSGSASEITAFSVITDTESHIKYPIVASDMVPDIAILDPAIPATCPPHITAHSGMDVLTHALEAYVSTAATSFTDPYALEAIRLVFENLETAYLSPDNMQARYHMHNASALAGIAFTNASLGIIHSLAHKIGGEFGVTHGLANAIMLPYVIQFNRHWTNKYQQIEKRFGIINLPEAIRDLNHRLNIPDTFRECDEVDFSEDKFMKVLDRMSQNALDDPCTLTNPGDPKVEDMKELYTVSYYGK, from the coding sequence ATGAGTGCGATTAACTTTTCTATCCCGCGTGATATCACCTATGGTGAAAATGCGATGGCGCGGCTTGCTACCTTAAGGGGTAGCCGGGCGGCGATTGTCACCGGCGGCAGCTCGATGAAGCGGCATGGCTTTCTGGCCCAGGCCGAACAATTGCTCAATCAGGCGGGGATGGAGTGCCTGCTGATTGATAATGTTGAGCCCAACCCCTCGGTGGCGACGGTACAGCGCGGCGCCAAAGCGATGCTTGAATTCCAGCCGGACTGGATTGTGGCGATTGGCGGCGGATCCGCTATCGACGCGGCGAAAGTCATGTGGTGTTTCTATGAGCATCCGCATCTTAAGCTAGAGGATATCCTGCCCGTCGGTTCCATGCCGCCGCTGCGCAACAAGGCCAAATTTGTGGCGATCCCTTCCACCAGCGGCTCGGCTTCGGAAATCACCGCCTTTTCCGTGATTACCGATACGGAAAGCCATATTAAATACCCGATCGTTGCCTCAGATATGGTGCCGGACATCGCTATCCTCGATCCGGCCATTCCGGCAACCTGTCCGCCGCACATTACGGCGCATTCGGGCATGGATGTGTTGACCCATGCGCTGGAAGCCTACGTGTCCACCGCCGCTACCTCGTTTACCGACCCTTATGCGCTGGAAGCCATCCGGCTGGTATTTGAGAATCTGGAGACGGCCTACCTTTCACCGGATAACATGCAGGCGCGCTACCACATGCACAACGCTTCTGCGCTGGCGGGTATTGCGTTTACCAACGCCTCTCTGGGCATCATCCATTCGCTGGCGCATAAGATTGGCGGCGAGTTCGGCGTAACGCACGGTCTGGCCAACGCGATAATGCTGCCTTACGTGATTCAGTTTAACCGTCACTGGACCAATAAATATCAACAGATCGAAAAACGCTTTGGCATTATCAATCTGCCCGAAGCCATTCGGGATCTGAACCATCGGTTAAACATTCCCGATACGTTCCGCGAGTGCGATGAAGTGGATTTCAGTGAAGATAAATTCATGAAGGTGCTTGACCGCATGAGCCAGAATGCGCTGGACGATCCTTGTACGTTGACTAACCCCGGCGATCCGAAAGTGGAAGATATGAAGGAGCTGTATACCGTTTCCTACTACGGAAAGTGA
- a CDS encoding DUF3053 domain-containing protein, whose product MEYRSRWLLPVLMFFMALQLTACGDSEADQRKAFIDFLQTVHLQQDGKLPALSEEQKTKFGPFADDYAILTTFSQQLNQAVAGSLTPMLTQVSQIRVPQDYLLQRDNLRQSIGAINQLGQQIQEAKAQADNALRMRKQPEELQVIYGRLYAQVVTQPTNVLLPTIPSALSFIQSLIQVGDYLEAQGNQAVFNGNSVQFPTQQQVAQYNSMVSGLAIQQQNLMNALKPLNGSANR is encoded by the coding sequence ATGGAATATCGCTCACGCTGGCTATTGCCGGTACTGATGTTCTTTATGGCGTTGCAGCTTACCGCATGTGGCGATTCTGAAGCCGACCAACGCAAAGCGTTTATTGATTTTCTACAAACGGTCCATCTGCAACAAGATGGGAAACTTCCTGCGCTGAGCGAAGAGCAAAAGACGAAATTCGGGCCTTTTGCTGATGATTACGCGATTTTAACTACATTTTCTCAACAGTTAAATCAAGCGGTGGCAGGAAGCCTGACGCCGATGCTGACCCAGGTTTCCCAGATTCGCGTACCGCAGGATTATCTGTTGCAGCGCGACAATCTTCGCCAGTCCATCGGGGCGATAAATCAGCTGGGGCAGCAGATTCAGGAGGCGAAGGCGCAGGCGGATAACGCCCTGCGTATGCGCAAGCAGCCGGAAGAGTTACAGGTTATTTACGGGCGGCTGTATGCGCAAGTCGTTACCCAGCCGACCAACGTACTGCTGCCCACTATTCCCAGCGCGCTCTCGTTTATACAAAGCCTGATTCAGGTGGGGGATTACCTTGAAGCGCAGGGCAATCAGGCGGTTTTTAACGGCAACTCGGTGCAGTTTCCGACGCAGCAGCAGGTTGCGCAATACAACAGCATGGTGTCGGGGTTGGCTATCCAACAGCAGAATCTGATGAATGCGCTGAAACCTCTTAACGGCTCCGCCAACCGATAG
- a CDS encoding PTS mannitol transporter subunit IICBA, whose protein sequence is MLSPDIKIKVQNFGRFLSNMVMPNIGAFIAWGIITALFIPTGWLPNETLAKLVGPMISYLLPLLIGYTGGRLVFGERGGVVGAITTMGVIAGTDIPMFMGAMIAGPLGGWAIKRFDRLVDGKIKSGFEMLVNNFSAGIIGMLLAILSFLAIGPLVELFSQALAAGVNVMVRNGLLPLTSIFVEPAKILFLNNAINHGIFSPLGIQQATETGKSIFFLIEANPGPGLGVLIAYMFFGRGNAKESAPGAAIIHFFGGIHEIYFPYVLMNPRLIIAVILGGMTGVFTLGLLNGGLISPASPGSILAVLAMTPKGAYFANITAIVAAFAVSFVVSVILLKSTKNKTEDDLGDATRRMQEMKSSAKGGDRAAAGVSGDLSTVRKIIVACDAGMGSSAMGAGVLRKKVQDAGLKNVSVTNSAINNLPEDVDLVITHRDLTERALRHAPQAQHISLTNFLDSQLYSDLVARLVAAQGQGSASPAPVVAAAKSDVAEEGAKLFQLSAANVFLNQHADTKEQAIRFAGEQLVKGGYVEPAYVEAMLEREKLTSTYLGESIAVPHGTIEAKDQVLKTGVVFCQFPDGVRFGESDDDVARLVIGIAARNNEHIQVITSLTNALDDESVIERLAHTQNVQDVLDLLSGKKSA, encoded by the coding sequence ATGCTTTCACCAGATATCAAGATCAAAGTTCAGAACTTTGGTCGCTTTCTTAGCAACATGGTGATGCCCAACATCGGCGCATTTATCGCCTGGGGTATTATTACCGCGTTGTTTATTCCCACCGGTTGGTTGCCTAACGAGACGCTGGCGAAACTGGTTGGGCCAATGATCTCTTACCTGCTGCCGTTGCTGATTGGCTATACCGGTGGTCGCCTGGTGTTTGGCGAACGTGGGGGCGTGGTTGGCGCGATCACCACAATGGGGGTGATCGCCGGGACCGATATCCCGATGTTCATGGGGGCGATGATTGCCGGCCCGTTGGGCGGCTGGGCCATTAAGCGCTTCGATCGCCTGGTTGACGGCAAAATAAAAAGCGGCTTTGAAATGCTGGTCAACAACTTCTCTGCCGGTATTATCGGCATGCTGTTGGCGATCCTATCATTCCTGGCTATCGGCCCGTTGGTTGAACTCTTCTCACAGGCGCTGGCCGCCGGTGTGAACGTGATGGTGCGCAATGGCCTGCTGCCGCTCACCTCTATTTTCGTCGAACCGGCAAAAATTCTGTTCCTGAACAATGCGATTAACCACGGTATCTTCTCGCCGCTGGGTATTCAGCAGGCGACTGAAACCGGGAAATCGATCTTCTTCCTGATTGAAGCCAACCCCGGCCCCGGTCTGGGCGTACTGATCGCCTATATGTTTTTTGGCCGCGGTAATGCCAAAGAGTCTGCGCCGGGGGCGGCGATTATCCACTTCTTCGGCGGGATCCACGAAATCTACTTCCCTTACGTGCTGATGAATCCGCGCCTGATTATTGCCGTTATCCTCGGTGGGATGACCGGTGTGTTTACCCTCGGCTTGCTGAATGGCGGTTTGATTTCTCCGGCGTCTCCGGGATCGATTCTGGCCGTGCTGGCTATGACGCCAAAAGGCGCCTACTTCGCCAATATTACGGCGATTGTGGCGGCATTTGCCGTGTCCTTCGTGGTTTCCGTCATTTTGCTGAAGAGCACGAAAAACAAAACCGAGGACGATCTTGGCGACGCGACTCGCCGCATGCAGGAGATGAAATCGTCAGCCAAAGGCGGCGATCGTGCCGCTGCAGGCGTCAGCGGCGATCTGAGCACCGTGCGCAAAATCATCGTGGCCTGTGACGCCGGTATGGGGTCCAGCGCCATGGGGGCCGGCGTGCTGCGCAAGAAAGTGCAGGATGCCGGGCTGAAAAACGTTTCCGTAACCAACAGCGCCATCAATAACCTGCCGGAAGATGTCGATCTGGTGATAACCCACCGTGACCTGACCGAACGCGCGCTGCGTCATGCGCCGCAGGCACAACATATCTCGCTGACCAACTTCCTTGACAGCCAGCTGTATAGCGATCTGGTCGCGCGTCTTGTCGCTGCGCAGGGACAAGGCAGCGCCTCTCCGGCGCCGGTTGTCGCGGCCGCCAAATCGGATGTTGCCGAAGAAGGGGCGAAGCTGTTCCAACTGAGCGCCGCCAATGTCTTCCTTAATCAGCATGCGGACACCAAAGAACAGGCTATTCGTTTCGCCGGTGAACAACTGGTGAAAGGGGGCTATGTCGAGCCGGCCTATGTCGAGGCCATGCTGGAGCGTGAAAAACTGACGTCAACCTATCTGGGTGAATCCATCGCGGTGCCGCATGGGACGATCGAAGCGAAAGACCAGGTGCTGAAAACCGGCGTGGTCTTCTGCCAGTTCCCTGACGGCGTGCGCTTTGGCGAGAGCGACGATGACGTTGCTCGCCTGGTCATCGGTATTGCCGCCCGTAATAACGAACATATTCAGGTCATTACCAGCCTGACGAACGCGCTGGATGACGAATCGGTAATTGAACGTCTGGCCCATACCCAGAACGTACAGGATGTGCTCGATCTGTTGTCGGGCAAAAAGAGCGCCTGA